One Deinococcus sp. LM3 genomic region harbors:
- a CDS encoding acyl-CoA carboxylase subunit beta, whose translation MTQPDTSAPPAPPTRSAWQDALERLATDRLTVHAGGGSKAQQRQHDKNRLTARERIRQLLDDGMPFDELMTFAGWEMYQDVGGCPSGGTVTGIGQIQGRPWMIIANDATVKAGAFFPITAKKVIRAQTIALENHLPVVYLVDSAGVYLPMQDEIFPDQDDFGRVFYLNARMSARGIPQIAAIMGNCVAGGAYLPVMCDTLIMTEGSGLYLAGPALVKAAIGQVVDSEDLGGASMHASIAGTVDYKEPDDAAALRRIRALADLYAQGESAPFARRRKETLPAPERDLTDLVGFDGSKTYDVRDLITALVDGGEFHEFKAEYGETLVCGFARAGGYPVAFVANQRTVIKKKLKSGGEPGLRTRIEVGGVIYGDSADKAARFIMDANQAGVPLVFLSDVTGFMVGRDSEQEGIIRRGAKLVNAVSNTVVPKITIITGGSFGAGNYAMNGKAYAPRFLFAWPSAKYAVMSGNAAAKTLMDIQLAALKRAGTEPDDEDILRLYDEVKSKYDTELDPRYAAARLWVDEIIEPNDTRDRLIRALEACAQNPHQDEFRVGVFQV comes from the coding sequence CAGCAGCGCCAGCACGACAAGAACCGCCTGACCGCCCGCGAACGCATCCGCCAGCTTCTCGACGACGGCATGCCCTTCGACGAACTGATGACCTTCGCCGGCTGGGAGATGTACCAGGACGTCGGCGGCTGCCCGTCCGGCGGCACCGTCACCGGGATCGGCCAGATTCAGGGCCGCCCGTGGATGATCATCGCCAACGACGCCACCGTGAAGGCCGGAGCGTTCTTCCCGATCACCGCGAAGAAGGTCATCCGCGCGCAGACCATCGCGCTGGAAAACCACCTGCCGGTCGTGTACCTCGTGGACTCGGCAGGCGTGTACCTGCCCATGCAGGACGAGATCTTCCCTGATCAGGACGACTTCGGGCGCGTGTTCTACCTGAACGCCCGCATGAGCGCGCGCGGCATCCCGCAGATCGCCGCGATCATGGGCAACTGCGTGGCCGGCGGCGCGTATCTGCCCGTCATGTGCGACACCCTGATCATGACCGAGGGTTCGGGCCTGTACCTCGCCGGGCCCGCGCTGGTGAAGGCCGCCATCGGGCAGGTCGTGGACAGCGAGGACCTCGGCGGGGCCAGTATGCACGCCTCTATCGCCGGCACCGTGGATTACAAGGAACCCGACGACGCCGCCGCATTAAGGCGCATCCGCGCGCTGGCCGACCTGTACGCGCAGGGCGAAAGCGCCCCCTTCGCCAGACGCCGCAAGGAAACGCTGCCTGCGCCGGAACGCGACCTGACCGACCTCGTGGGTTTCGACGGCAGCAAGACCTACGACGTGCGCGACCTCATCACCGCCCTGGTGGACGGCGGCGAGTTCCACGAGTTCAAAGCCGAGTACGGCGAGACCCTCGTGTGCGGCTTCGCCCGCGCGGGCGGGTACCCCGTGGCGTTCGTGGCGAACCAGCGCACCGTCATCAAGAAGAAACTCAAGAGCGGCGGCGAACCCGGCCTGCGCACCCGCATTGAGGTCGGCGGCGTCATCTACGGCGACAGCGCCGACAAGGCCGCCCGGTTCATCATGGACGCCAACCAGGCCGGCGTGCCCCTGGTGTTCCTGAGCGACGTGACCGGCTTCATGGTCGGCCGCGACAGCGAACAGGAAGGCATCATCCGGCGCGGCGCGAAACTCGTGAACGCCGTCAGCAACACCGTCGTGCCCAAGATCACCATCATCACCGGCGGCTCCTTCGGCGCGGGGAACTACGCCATGAACGGCAAGGCGTACGCGCCCCGCTTCCTGTTCGCGTGGCCCAGCGCCAAGTACGCCGTCATGAGCGGCAACGCCGCCGCCAAGACCCTCATGGACATCCAGCTCGCCGCCCTGAAACGCGCCGGAACCGAGCCCGACGACGAGGACATCCTGCGCCTCTACGACGAGGTCAAGAGCAAGTACGACACCGAACTCGACCCCCGCTACGCCGCCGCCCGCCTCTGGGTCGACGAGATCATCGAGCCCAACGACACCCGCGACCGCCTGATCCGCGCCCTCGAAGCCTGCGCCCAGAACCCCCACCAGGACGAATTCCGCGTCGGCGTGTTCCAGGTGTGA
- a CDS encoding acyl-CoA dehydrogenase family protein, translated as MTSTLNRPDASNPNTQPMNDEQRTIISALKSFLKNKVEPGAAERDQTSEFPMQIVRELGEMGIMGAQTPEEYGGTGLDTATFAMIIEEIAAVDGSLCLTVASHNSLCQGHILIGGTEAQKQKFLPALASAEKLGAWGLTEPGSGSDSGGMQSNAKEQPDGSWILNGSKNFITQGSVGGTYVILARTDPARPGKGKNDGISAFVFNRDEVTGFSIGRKEDKLGLRSSDTAQLIFEDIHLPADALLGERGNAFKDVMKVLDGGRVGIAAMGLGLGRAAFEYAARYTLGREQFGKPIATNQNISFRLADMDTKLEAARLLIRKAADLKDAGMNFTVPVARAKLYATTVGVEACDEAIQMLGGYGYIKEYPVERMWRDNRLTRIGEGTDEVQRLVISRDVLKRFAD; from the coding sequence ATGACCAGTACCCTGAACCGTCCCGACGCCAGCAATCCGAACACGCAGCCCATGAACGACGAGCAGCGCACGATCATCAGCGCCCTGAAGTCGTTCCTGAAGAACAAGGTCGAGCCGGGCGCGGCCGAGCGTGACCAGACCAGCGAGTTCCCCATGCAGATCGTGCGTGAACTGGGCGAGATGGGCATCATGGGCGCGCAGACGCCCGAGGAGTACGGCGGTACCGGGCTGGACACCGCCACGTTCGCGATGATCATCGAGGAGATCGCCGCCGTGGACGGCAGCCTGTGCCTGACCGTCGCCAGCCATAACAGTCTGTGCCAGGGTCACATCCTGATCGGCGGCACCGAGGCGCAGAAGCAGAAGTTCCTGCCGGCCCTGGCGAGTGCCGAGAAGCTGGGCGCGTGGGGCCTCACCGAGCCCGGCAGCGGCTCGGACAGCGGCGGCATGCAGAGCAACGCCAAGGAGCAACCGGACGGCAGCTGGATCCTGAACGGCAGCAAGAACTTCATCACGCAGGGCAGCGTCGGCGGCACGTACGTCATCCTGGCCCGCACCGACCCCGCCCGCCCCGGCAAGGGCAAGAACGACGGTATCAGCGCGTTCGTGTTCAACCGCGACGAGGTCACGGGCTTCAGCATCGGCCGCAAGGAAGACAAACTCGGCCTGCGCTCCAGCGACACCGCGCAGCTGATCTTCGAAGACATCCACCTGCCCGCAGACGCCCTGCTGGGCGAGCGTGGCAACGCCTTCAAGGACGTCATGAAGGTCCTCGACGGGGGCCGCGTCGGCATCGCCGCCATGGGCCTCGGCCTGGGCCGCGCCGCCTTCGAGTACGCCGCCCGCTACACGCTGGGCCGCGAGCAGTTCGGCAAACCCATCGCCACCAACCAGAACATCAGCTTCCGCCTCGCCGACATGGACACCAAACTCGAAGCCGCCCGCCTGCTGATCCGCAAGGCCGCCGACCTCAAGGACGCGGGCATGAACTTCACCGTCCCGGTCGCCCGCGCCAAGCTGTACGCCACCACCGTCGGCGTCGAAGCCTGCGACGAGGCCATCCAGATGCTCGGCGGGTACGGCTACATCAAGGAGTACCCCGTGGAACGCATGTGGCGCGACAACCGCCTCACCCGCATCG